One window of the Leptotrichia massiliensis genome contains the following:
- a CDS encoding efflux RND transporter periplasmic adaptor subunit, translating to MIINKKDNIIWLLPCILIFVILLMVGMCTPRINEKYMVDTTKRETLEIFTKMKGKVEAKDFVSIGLDVQLQVDDVFFKEGARIKKGDILVKFSDYKERDLNSKMQELKQNLAVKNSQLRFLKNQYGEGADTTNDINNLTGEIKALEGELIKLNNESGLVRRAIISPIDGYIVKINVLKGQYADSLTPVVVLAKIQDVKIVSEPVRENQLQYVNVGNTANISVINNNNSYEAILYKINNIGIENLKTLEFLTSDFKDLSLNQEVNIRLIHQKKENVITVPVNAVVKRKSKNGKTDKYYIYLIDKNNKVTEKEVLVGMNNGEKIEISGENIKEGMEIVVNPNDKIKNNVIVKRIDYKQIKINKEKELEKLQRENEQKKKDIEKNEAEIIRLKRNEKK from the coding sequence TTGATAATAAATAAAAAAGATAATATAATCTGGTTACTACCTTGTATTTTAATTTTTGTAATTTTATTAATGGTTGGAATGTGTACTCCGAGAATAAATGAAAAGTATATGGTAGATACTACTAAAAGAGAAACTTTAGAAATATTTACGAAAATGAAAGGTAAAGTTGAAGCTAAAGATTTTGTGTCCATAGGACTTGATGTTCAGTTGCAAGTTGATGATGTTTTTTTTAAGGAAGGTGCTAGGATAAAAAAGGGGGATATTTTAGTTAAATTCAGTGATTATAAAGAAAGAGATTTAAATTCAAAAATGCAGGAGCTTAAACAAAATCTAGCTGTCAAAAATTCACAACTAAGATTTTTGAAAAATCAATATGGTGAAGGAGCAGATACTACAAATGATATAAACAACCTTACTGGAGAAATTAAAGCATTGGAAGGAGAATTGATAAAATTAAACAATGAAAGTGGATTAGTGCGAAGAGCTATAATAAGTCCAATTGATGGCTATATTGTAAAAATAAATGTTTTAAAAGGACAATATGCTGATTCGTTAACTCCAGTAGTAGTTTTAGCAAAAATACAGGATGTCAAGATTGTCAGTGAACCTGTAAGAGAAAATCAGCTACAATATGTTAATGTAGGAAATACAGCAAATATTAGTGTAATAAACAATAATAATTCATATGAAGCCATTTTGTATAAAATAAATAATATAGGTATAGAAAATTTGAAAACATTGGAATTTTTAACTTCAGATTTTAAAGATTTAAGTTTAAATCAGGAAGTAAATATAAGGCTGATTCATCAGAAGAAGGAAAACGTAATAACTGTACCAGTAAATGCTGTAGTTAAACGAAAATCTAAAAATGGAAAAACTGATAAATATTATATTTATTTGATAGATAAAAATAATAAAGTTACTGAAAAAGAAGTTCTGGTTGGTATGAATAATGGAGAGAAAATAGAAATTTCTGGTGAAAATATAAAAGAGGGAATGGAAATAGTAGTAAATCCTAATGATAAAATAAAAAATAATGTAATTGTGAAAAGAATAGACTATAAGCAAATAAAGATAAATAAGGAAAAAGAGCTTGAAAAATTACAAAGAGAAAATGAACAAAAGAAAAAAGATATAGAGAAAAATGAAGCTGAGATAATAAGGTTGAAAAGAAATGAAAAAAAATAA
- a CDS encoding M23 family metallopeptidase has product MKKNNVLKIAGYSIVLILFAFFIGKISQNEYEDEDDKKILEIEQILKNREEKNNVKTNISSQNENLETLIIMDTNSQAQEDIKMEATENYNTLQNIPKVLTNKNNNNKNYSVNKLNISKQEITPNYESNDNYISENTNELFWPVLSTEITSKYGKRVHPISNKEKIHNGIDIKAVTGAAVMSSVDGTVTYAGRNGGYGNFIEVRRRDGLTVRYAHLNKINTAVGNSVKMGDKIGEVGSTGVSTGSHLHFEVLKDGNSVNPMDFEYR; this is encoded by the coding sequence ATGAAAAAAAATAATGTTTTAAAAATAGCAGGATATTCAATTGTTTTAATTTTATTTGCATTCTTTATAGGAAAAATTAGTCAAAATGAATACGAAGATGAGGATGATAAAAAGATTTTGGAAATAGAGCAAATTTTAAAGAATAGAGAAGAAAAAAATAATGTAAAAACAAATATTTCTTCTCAAAATGAAAATTTAGAAACATTAATAATAATGGATACAAATTCACAAGCACAAGAAGATATAAAAATGGAAGCTACAGAAAATTACAACACCCTTCAAAATATCCCAAAGGTATTAACAAATAAAAATAACAACAACAAAAATTATTCTGTGAATAAATTAAATATTTCCAAACAAGAAATTACACCAAATTATGAAAGTAACGATAATTATATTTCGGAAAATACAAATGAACTTTTCTGGCCTGTACTATCAACTGAAATAACAAGTAAATATGGAAAAAGAGTACATCCTATATCAAATAAAGAAAAAATTCATAATGGAATTGATATTAAAGCGGTAACAGGAGCTGCCGTAATGTCGTCAGTAGATGGAACAGTAACTTATGCTGGAAGGAATGGAGGATATGGTAATTTCATTGAAGTGAGAAGAAGAGATGGATTAACTGTGAGATACGCTCATTTAAATAAAATAAATACAGCTGTAGGAAATAGTGTAAAAATGGGAGATAAAATAGGAGAGGTAGGAAGTACGGGAGTAAGTACAGGTTCCCATCTTCATTTTGAAGTTTTAAAAGATGGGAACTCAGTTAATCCGATGGATTTTGAATATAGGTAA
- a CDS encoding cob(I)yrinic acid a,c-diamide adenosyltransferase, with amino-acid sequence MKIYTKYGDEGFTRLYGGQRVSKTHVRVEAYGTMDEVCSLLGVIIAEIREDEKLNDVLGKIREECENIQQQLFDCGSDLATPDGLREYKQTIDDVKWLEERMDEYIPQLPKLECFVIPGGSRMSSMFHLMRTSTRSLERKMIAVIEANEGINKVGLQYINRLSDYFFVVACLTNLKLGNNETIYKRSAKIFRNSK; translated from the coding sequence ATGAAAATATACACAAAATATGGTGATGAAGGTTTTACAAGACTTTATGGAGGACAAAGAGTCAGCAAGACTCACGTTAGAGTAGAAGCATATGGAACAATGGATGAAGTTTGTTCATTACTAGGAGTAATTATTGCTGAAATTCGTGAAGATGAAAAGCTGAATGATGTACTCGGAAAGATACGTGAAGAATGTGAAAATATACAGCAGCAGCTTTTTGACTGCGGAAGTGACCTTGCGACTCCTGATGGATTACGAGAGTACAAGCAAACAATTGATGATGTAAAATGGCTTGAGGAAAGAATGGATGAATATATTCCACAATTGCCTAAATTAGAATGTTTTGTAATTCCTGGAGGAAGCAGAATGTCAAGCATGTTTCATCTTATGCGGACAAGTACTCGTAGCTTGGAACGAAAAATGATTGCTGTAATTGAAGCGAATGAAGGAATAAATAAAGTTGGACTTCAATATATCAATAGACTTTCTGACTATTTCTTTGTAGTAGCATGCCTTACAAATCTAAAATTAGGAAATAACGAAACTATCTATAAAAGAAGTGCAAAAATTTTTAGAAATAGCAAATAG
- the proC gene encoding pyrroline-5-carboxylate reductase: MKLGIIGAGNMGSSILKGVTSSNFLENKNIAIFDLNKEKIEELSKEYRIKKGENENELAKESDILILSVKPNIIPKVLDKIKDDLSEKTIVLSIAAGISIDFIENIIGTDKKVIRTMPNTPAQVMEGMTAVSFNQNIQENEKSMIFKLLNSFGKSIEIEEKLMHAYTGISGSLPAYVYVFMEALADGGVLEGMPRDKAYEIIAQTVLGSAKMMLETKKHPGILKDEVTSPGGTTIAALKVLEDGKFRGTVMEAVKACTEKSKEMAGE; this comes from the coding sequence ATGAAATTAGGAATTATTGGAGCAGGAAATATGGGAAGCTCTATATTGAAAGGCGTTACATCTTCAAACTTTCTTGAAAATAAAAATATAGCCATTTTTGATTTAAACAAGGAAAAAATTGAAGAATTATCAAAAGAGTATCGAATAAAAAAAGGAGAAAATGAAAATGAACTTGCAAAAGAAAGCGATATTCTAATTCTTTCTGTAAAACCAAACATTATCCCTAAAGTATTGGATAAAATAAAAGATGATTTGTCAGAAAAAACGATTGTTTTATCAATTGCTGCTGGAATTAGCATTGATTTTATTGAAAATATTATTGGAACTGATAAAAAAGTTATTAGAACTATGCCAAACACACCTGCTCAAGTGATGGAAGGAATGACGGCAGTTTCTTTTAATCAGAACATTCAGGAAAATGAAAAAAGTATGATTTTTAAATTACTAAATAGTTTTGGAAAAAGTATTGAAATTGAGGAAAAACTTATGCATGCCTATACAGGAATTAGCGGCTCTTTACCAGCGTATGTTTACGTATTTATGGAGGCTCTTGCGGATGGCGGGGTATTGGAAGGGATGCCAAGAGACAAGGCTTACGAAATCATTGCTCAAACAGTTTTGGGCTCAGCTAAAATGATGCTTGAAACAAAAAAACATCCAGGAATTTTAAAAGATGAGGTAACTTCTCCAGGAGGAACTACAATTGCCGCTTTGAAAGTGCTGGAAGATGGTAAATTTAGAGGAACTGTAATGGAAGCCGTTAAGGCTTGTACAGAAAAGTCTAAAGAAATGGCAGGGGAGTAA